Proteins encoded by one window of Fragaria vesca subsp. vesca unplaced genomic scaffold, FraVesHawaii_1.0 scf0512050, whole genome shotgun sequence:
- the LOC101297602 gene encoding enzymatic polyprotein-like produces MHDANTICHVKAIPHYREEDRKEMESQIQELLEKKLIRPSNSPHHAPAFLVRNHVEQLRGKARMVIDYRDVNKKTVKHGYQIAQVRVLINRLRGAKIFSKFDAKSGFWQVKMHHDSIALTAFGTPQGHYE; encoded by the coding sequence ATGCATGACGCAAATACTATTTGTCATGTCAAGGCCATCCCTCActatagagaagaagataggAAGGAAATGGAAAGTCAGATTCAAGAGcttcttgaaaagaaattaattaggCCTTCGAATAGCCCTCATCATGCCCCAGCCTTTTTGGTAAGAAATCATGTTGAACAACTAAGAGGAAAAGCTAGGATGGTGATTGATTACAGAgatgtaaataaaaagaccGTTAAACACGGTTATCAAATTGCTCAAGTCAGAGTTCTCATCAACAGACTTAGAGGCGCAAAGATTTTCTCtaagtttgatgcaaaatcaggCTTTTGGCAAGTCAAAATGCATCATGATTCCATTGCTTTGACAGCTTTTGGAACTCCTCAA